In a genomic window of Halobiforma lacisalsi AJ5:
- a CDS encoding 3-hydroxyacyl-CoA dehydrogenase family protein, giving the protein MVRDRIERIGVVGAGTMGSGIAQVAATHGYDVVMRDIEQEFVDNGFETIEDSLERLDSRGDLEEDPETIRGRIEGTTNIETFDDRDLVVEAALEDLEVKQDVFADLERVCDEDVVLATNTSTLSITSIASDLEHPERVIGLHFMNPVPIMEGVEVVVGEKTTDEVTDLAHDLAEDLGKTTWESDDKPGFVTNRILMPWINEGIRAYDEGVASKEDIDAGMELGTNVPMGPLTLADHIGLDVCLHASETLHEELGDRYKPAYLLKRKVEAGDLGKKTGKGFYEYE; this is encoded by the coding sequence ATGGTTCGCGATCGGATCGAACGGATCGGCGTCGTCGGTGCAGGGACGATGGGAAGCGGCATCGCCCAGGTCGCGGCGACCCACGGCTACGACGTCGTGATGCGGGACATCGAGCAGGAGTTCGTCGACAACGGCTTCGAGACGATCGAGGACAGCCTCGAGCGGCTGGACTCCCGGGGTGACCTCGAAGAGGATCCCGAGACGATCCGCGGTCGCATCGAGGGAACGACCAACATCGAGACGTTCGACGACCGCGACCTCGTGGTCGAGGCCGCCCTCGAGGATCTCGAGGTCAAACAGGACGTCTTCGCCGACCTCGAGCGGGTCTGTGACGAGGACGTCGTCCTCGCGACGAACACGAGTACGCTCTCGATCACCTCGATCGCTTCCGACCTCGAACACCCCGAGCGCGTGATCGGCCTTCACTTCATGAACCCGGTTCCGATCATGGAGGGTGTCGAGGTCGTCGTCGGGGAGAAGACGACCGACGAGGTCACCGATCTGGCCCACGACCTCGCCGAGGACCTCGGGAAGACGACCTGGGAGTCCGACGACAAGCCCGGGTTCGTTACCAACCGCATTCTCATGCCCTGGATCAACGAGGGCATCCGGGCCTACGACGAGGGCGTCGCCTCGAAGGAGGATATCGACGCGGGGATGGAACTCGGCACGAACGTCCCGATGGGGCCGCTGACGCTGGCCGACCACATCGGTCTCGACGTCTGCCTGCACGCCTCCGAGACGCTCCACGAGGAACTGGGCGACCGGTACAAGCCGGCCTACCTCCTCAAACGGAAGGTCGAGGCGGGGGATCTCGGGAAGAAGACCGGGAAGGGCTTCTACGAGTACGAGTAG
- a CDS encoding class I fructose-bisphosphate aldolase, with product MLPIDDSPIVRDGKSLILAMDHGLEHGPTDFEEVPEKLDPSTVFDTATHDAVTAMAVQKGIAEGYYPSYGDDVNLLAKVNGTSNLWMGEYDSAVNWSVDYAAEIGADAVGFTLYGGSNHEVEMAEEFRDVQEAAREHDLPVVMWSYPRGQGLKNDTKPEVISYATRLGLELGADIAKVKYPGSPDAMEHACKSAGDMKVVMSGGSKTSDYEFLSTVEAAISAGAKGLAVGRNVWQREDPTRILDALEKVIFEEETADAALEATE from the coding sequence ATGCTCCCGATCGACGACTCCCCGATCGTCCGCGACGGCAAATCACTGATTCTCGCGATGGACCACGGACTCGAGCACGGACCGACCGACTTCGAGGAGGTTCCCGAAAAACTGGACCCCTCGACGGTGTTCGACACGGCGACCCACGACGCCGTCACCGCGATGGCGGTCCAGAAGGGGATCGCCGAGGGGTACTATCCGAGCTACGGGGACGACGTCAACCTGCTGGCGAAGGTAAACGGCACCTCGAACCTCTGGATGGGCGAGTACGACTCGGCCGTCAACTGGTCGGTCGATTACGCCGCCGAAATCGGGGCCGACGCCGTCGGCTTCACCCTCTACGGTGGCTCGAACCACGAGGTCGAGATGGCCGAGGAGTTCCGCGACGTCCAGGAGGCGGCCCGCGAACACGACCTGCCGGTCGTCATGTGGTCGTACCCGCGCGGCCAGGGGCTGAAAAACGACACCAAGCCGGAGGTCATCTCCTACGCGACCCGTCTGGGGCTCGAGTTGGGCGCCGACATCGCGAAGGTCAAATATCCCGGCAGCCCCGACGCGATGGAACACGCCTGCAAGTCCGCGGGCGACATGAAAGTCGTGATGAGTGGCGGCTCCAAGACCTCCGATTACGAGTTCCTCTCGACCGTCGAGGCCGCCATCAGCGCCGGCGCGAAGGGACTCGCCGTCGGCCGCAACGTCTGGCAGCGCGAGGACCCCACCCGGATCCTCGACGCCCTCGAGAAGGTCATCTTCGAAGAGGAGACGGCCGACGCCGCGCTCGAGGCCACGGAGTAG
- a CDS encoding class 1 fructose-bisphosphatase codes for MNATDPEPDPGLDPVENVVATIARSAAEIRQGLVGRRGKAGAENPSGETQVEADVWADELLADRLTSIDGVAQYASEERSEIIDGGDDRVSVAVDPLDGSSNLKSNNTMGTVFGIYDEPLPAPGSALVASGWILYGPITTMAYARDGSVTKYELTGGERTVVEEDVTLPDDPLVYGFGGRVPHWHDEFREFVREIESNPDHKLRYGGAMIGDVNQVLTYGGIFAYPALEGSPRGKLRLQFEGNPIAYLIEAAGGRSSDGSTSILEIEPDDLHDRVPLHVGNAEFIDRLEDALE; via the coding sequence ATGAACGCTACCGATCCCGAACCTGACCCCGGTCTCGATCCCGTCGAGAACGTCGTCGCCACGATCGCCCGATCGGCGGCCGAGATCCGGCAGGGACTGGTCGGTCGCAGAGGAAAAGCCGGGGCGGAGAACCCCAGCGGCGAGACCCAGGTCGAGGCCGACGTCTGGGCCGACGAACTGCTCGCCGACCGGCTGACGTCGATCGACGGCGTCGCCCAGTACGCGAGCGAGGAGCGGTCCGAGATCATCGACGGCGGCGACGACCGGGTCTCCGTCGCCGTCGATCCGCTCGACGGTTCGTCGAACCTGAAGTCGAACAACACGATGGGAACGGTGTTCGGCATCTACGACGAACCGCTCCCGGCGCCCGGGTCCGCGCTGGTCGCGTCCGGCTGGATCCTCTACGGGCCGATCACGACGATGGCGTACGCCCGCGACGGGTCGGTCACGAAGTACGAACTCACCGGCGGCGAGCGAACCGTCGTCGAAGAGGACGTCACCCTGCCCGACGATCCGCTCGTCTACGGCTTCGGCGGCCGGGTACCCCACTGGCACGACGAGTTCCGGGAGTTCGTCCGGGAGATCGAGTCGAACCCCGACCACAAACTCCGGTACGGTGGGGCGATGATCGGCGACGTCAACCAGGTGCTGACCTACGGCGGGATCTTCGCGTATCCCGCCCTCGAGGGCAGCCCTCGCGGGAAACTCCGCCTGCAGTTCGAGGGGAACCCGATCGCGTACCTCATCGAGGCGGCCGGCGGTCGCTCCTCCGACGGTAGCACGTCGATACTCGAGATCGAACCCGACGACCTCCACGACAGGGTGCCGCTGCACGTCGGCAACGCCGAGTTCATCGACCGGCTCGAGGACGCGCTCGAGTAG
- a CDS encoding phytoene/squalene synthase family protein — translation MTSGQPEYGIHADLEWCFDAVHGVSRTFSITIDRLEEPMARHICVGYLLCRVADTIEDAGHIPPETQTELLQEYDRLLDPETDTDRTVATFMEKVEPWLPAPEERDQDWEVVARTPRVLGTFESLDEEPREIMRDPVRELVDGMAMFTDRYADEGGLRLQTLEELEEYCWYAAGTVGTLITGLVARGASEERAEEMRDNARSFALLLQLVNIAKDVENDYHEENNVYLPAEWLADEEVPAEAVTDAENHGAVTNVIRRVTSRAETYVDDAHRYLEVVPEKHGNRLSAWAIPYLLAVGTMRELRERPEDVVREGDVKVPRAEVYALIQQFEDDISRSRLEELRQEMAEKPLHH, via the coding sequence ATGACCTCCGGCCAGCCCGAATACGGAATCCACGCCGACCTGGAGTGGTGTTTCGACGCGGTTCACGGCGTTTCGCGGACCTTCTCGATTACTATCGATCGGCTCGAGGAGCCGATGGCGAGACACATCTGCGTCGGCTACCTCTTATGTCGAGTCGCAGATACGATCGAGGACGCGGGCCACATCCCGCCGGAGACCCAGACCGAGTTGCTCCAGGAGTACGATCGGCTGCTCGATCCCGAGACAGACACCGACCGAACGGTCGCGACGTTCATGGAGAAAGTCGAACCCTGGCTCCCCGCCCCCGAGGAGCGCGACCAGGACTGGGAAGTCGTCGCTCGGACACCACGCGTGCTGGGGACCTTCGAGTCCCTGGACGAGGAGCCCCGGGAGATCATGCGCGATCCGGTCCGCGAACTCGTCGACGGGATGGCGATGTTTACCGATCGCTACGCCGACGAGGGCGGACTCCGCCTGCAGACGCTCGAGGAACTCGAGGAGTACTGCTGGTACGCTGCGGGTACGGTCGGGACGCTGATCACGGGCCTGGTCGCTCGCGGCGCCTCCGAAGAGCGAGCCGAAGAGATGCGGGACAACGCCCGCTCGTTCGCCCTGCTCTTGCAACTGGTCAACATCGCCAAGGACGTAGAAAACGACTACCACGAGGAGAACAACGTCTACCTTCCCGCCGAGTGGCTCGCGGACGAGGAGGTGCCGGCCGAGGCGGTCACCGACGCGGAGAACCACGGCGCCGTCACGAACGTCATCCGACGGGTCACCAGTCGCGCCGAGACGTACGTCGACGACGCTCACCGCTACCTCGAGGTCGTCCCGGAGAAACACGGCAATCGGCTGTCGGCCTGGGCGATCCCGTACCTGCTCGCGGTCGGGACGATGCGGGAACTCCGCGAACGGCCGGAAGACGTCGTCCGCGAGGGCGACGTGAAGGTGCCACGCGCGGAAGTCTACGCGCTGATCCAGCAGTTCGAGGACGACATCTCCCGCTCCCGACTCGAGGAACTCCGTCAGGAGATGGCGGAGAAGCCGCTGCACCACTGA